The Puntigrus tetrazona isolate hp1 chromosome 23, ASM1883169v1, whole genome shotgun sequence genome has a segment encoding these proteins:
- the LOC122329078 gene encoding NUAK family SNF1-like kinase 1 codes for MERQRVSGRGASSHTAPAVKKHRHKHSLKRRFEVLETLGRGTYGKVKRAVERQCGKTVAIKSIRKERLRDDLDKAHIQREIEISASLVHPHIIRLYEVFESRDRIVMVMEYASGGELYEYIQDRQRLSEEEARHFFRQITSAVQYCHQNGVVHRDLKLENILLDTDLNVKLADFGLSNRYTRGRCLDTFCGSPLYASPEIINGLPYRGPEVDCWSLGVLLYALVYGSMPFDGTTYSVLKEQIRHGRYKTPDVLSEARSLIRWMLTVKTEDRATVEDIANHWWLNLNCPKASESKPCASTLPRKKHKERTLISNSSFALLAPLQSSAHSQPRKGILKNLCSQVEYTDRSGAAGSGAAATSEDVEDDARKRKGILKCNGKFSGVSPITSAPTWSHGFGKTSQECAGGEQQEMEFEIEISLWKAHQSTAIHFPKSSYFDVQ; via the exons ATGGAGCGCCAGCGCGTCAGCGGCCGCGGCGCGTCCTCACACACCGCCCCCGCCGTGAAGAAGCACCGGCACAAACACAGCCTCAAGCGCCGCTTCGAAGTGCTGGAGACCCTGGGAAGAGGCACGTACGGCAAGGTCAAGCGAGCCGTGGAGAGACAGTGTGGAAAGACC GTGGCTATTAAATCCATCAGGAAGGAGAGATTGAGGGACGATCTGGATAAAGCTCACATCCAGAGAGAAATCGAGATCAGCGCGTCTCTAGTGCACCCACACATCATCCGTCTGTACGAGG TGTTCGAGAGCAGAGACAGGATCGTGATGGTGATGGAGTACGCGAGCGGAGGAGAGCTCTACGAATACATTCAGGACAGACAGAGACTGTCAGAGGAGGAGGCCAGGCACTTCTTCAGACAGATCACCTCTGCCGTGCAGTACTGCCATCAA AATGGTGTAGTTCATCGTGACCTCAAACTGGAGAATATACTTCTGGACACAGACTTAAATGTGAAG TTAGCCGACTTTGGCCTATCCAACCGCTACACGAGAGGCCGGTGTCTGGACACGTTCTGCGGGAGCCCGCTGTATGCGTCACCAGAGATCATCAACGGACTTCCTTACCGCGGGCCTGAG GTGGACTGTTGGTCTCTGGGTGTGCTGTTATATGCTCTGGTTTACGGCTCCATGCCTTTCGATGGCACAACTTACAGCGTCCTTAAAGAGCAGATCCGCCACGGACGATATAAAACCCCTGATGTCCTTTCAG AGGCCCGCTCATTGATCAGATGGATGCTCACAGTGAAAACAGAAGACCGAGCCACCGTGGAAGACATCGCTAACCACTGGTGGCTCAACCTAAACTGTCCCAAAGCTTCAGAGAGTAAACCGTGCGCCTCTACTCTACCCAGAAAGAAACACAAGGAAAGAACATTGATCTCAAACAGCAGCTTCGCCCTGCTGGCGCCGCTCCAATCGTCTGCCCACAGCCAGCCCAGGAAGGGCATCCTGAAGAACCTCTGCAGTCAGGTCGAGTACACAGACAGGTCTGGGGCTGCTGGAAGCGGTGCGGCAGCGACTAGCGAGGACGTGGAAGATGACGCGAGGAAGAGGAAGGGCATTCTTAAATGTAATGGGAAGTTCTCAGGGGTTTCTCCAATCACGTCGGCTCCTACCTGGTCACATGGTTTCGGCAAAACTAGCCAGGAGTGTGCTGGAGGTGAGCAGCAGGAGATGGAGTTTGAGATCGAGATCTCCCTGTGGAAAGCACACCAGTCGACAGCGATACACTTTCCAAAGAGTAGCTATTTTGATGTGCAATGA